The proteins below come from a single Parageobacillus toebii NBRC 107807 genomic window:
- a CDS encoding competence protein ComK has protein sequence MKVNEFIVLNKFIISRYTMAVLPHHLHGNFYAKVVEEDGEYIVKMRPIDIIKRSCDYYGSSFRGRKEGTRAVIGITHKAPIAIEPLNEIYVFPTISPSDPRCVWLSHIHVYKYEPTKNDQTIVYFTNEKSILLDVSYHSFVNQLYRTAQLRTKLTERMEARERKLQYMFRMNHSKGWLQQ, from the coding sequence ATGAAAGTAAATGAGTTTATCGTCCTGAATAAATTTATTATTAGCCGCTATACCATGGCGGTTTTACCGCATCACTTACATGGTAATTTCTACGCAAAAGTTGTGGAAGAAGATGGCGAGTATATTGTTAAAATGAGGCCAATTGATATTATTAAACGCAGCTGCGACTATTATGGTTCTAGTTTTCGAGGCAGAAAAGAAGGCACCCGAGCTGTCATCGGCATTACGCATAAAGCGCCGATCGCAATCGAACCGCTCAACGAAATTTACGTTTTCCCAACGATTTCCCCTAGTGATCCCCGCTGTGTTTGGCTATCACACATTCACGTATATAAATATGAGCCCACAAAAAATGATCAAACAATCGTCTATTTTACCAACGAAAAAAGTATTTTACTTGATGTTTCCTACCACTCTTTTGTCAATCAACTTTATCGTACGGCACAGCTCAGAACAAAACTAACAGAGCGAATGGAAGCAAGAGAACGTAAACTGCAGTATATGTTTCGGATGAATCATTCTAAAGGGTGGTTGCAGCAATAG
- a CDS encoding TVP38/TMEM64 family protein, whose protein sequence is MDIEAIKQWFTLDNVLSMLEQYRSFGVFPGIAATLLESFFPVLPMFVFVMANAAAFGLWKGFLISWIGACLGSILVFWLTRKIGQKRFFRFVSRHRKVRQFMHWIERHGFGPVFLIYCFPFTPSAVVNVVAGLSRISQQQFILAVLLGKMVMIFTISFIGYDIAALVKQPLRTVAIAVVIAMLWYAGKKVEAKFSITEKRYNEGDG, encoded by the coding sequence ATGGACATCGAAGCAATCAAACAATGGTTTACCCTTGACAACGTACTATCCATGCTGGAGCAGTATCGCTCCTTTGGAGTGTTCCCAGGAATTGCAGCAACGTTGTTGGAATCGTTTTTTCCTGTTTTACCAATGTTTGTTTTCGTTATGGCAAATGCGGCAGCATTTGGTTTGTGGAAAGGTTTCCTTATTTCGTGGATCGGCGCCTGTCTCGGTTCCATTCTCGTTTTTTGGCTTACACGAAAAATTGGACAAAAGCGTTTTTTTCGTTTTGTAAGCCGCCATCGAAAAGTCAGGCAGTTTATGCACTGGATTGAGCGTCATGGTTTTGGCCCAGTGTTTTTAATATATTGTTTTCCGTTTACTCCATCAGCGGTCGTCAATGTTGTTGCAGGGTTGTCGCGGATAAGCCAGCAGCAATTTATTTTAGCCGTATTATTGGGAAAGATGGTAATGATTTTTACAATTAGTTTTATTGGATATGATATCGCCGCGCTTGTGAAACAGCCGTTGCGTACAGTCGCGATAGCGGTTGTTATCGCAATGTTATGGTATGCTGGAAAGAAAGTGGAAGCGAAGTTTTCGATAACTGAAAAACGGTATAATGAGGGAGATGGATAA
- the lepB gene encoding signal peptidase I codes for MGEKRRRWRRSFLFGGALTFILVLRFLCFTNYMVEGKSMMPTLQEGNLLIVNKLSYQIGDIHRFDVVVFHANEKEDYVKRVIGLPGDQIEYKNDVLYINGKKTNEPYLQPYKQKLIGGKLTGDFTLEELTGKKRVPEGYIFVLGDNRLSSWDSRHFGFVKISQVVGKVDLRYWPVQQFSVRF; via the coding sequence ATGGGGGAGAAGAGACGGCGGTGGCGCAGGTCATTTCTTTTCGGAGGTGCACTCACTTTTATTTTGGTATTACGGTTTCTTTGCTTCACCAACTATATGGTGGAGGGGAAATCGATGATGCCGACATTGCAAGAAGGAAATTTGTTGATTGTAAATAAACTAAGTTATCAAATTGGCGATATTCATCGGTTTGATGTTGTCGTCTTTCATGCGAACGAAAAGGAAGATTACGTAAAACGCGTGATCGGACTGCCTGGTGATCAAATTGAATATAAAAATGATGTGCTATATATTAACGGAAAAAAAACCAATGAACCGTATTTACAACCGTATAAACAAAAATTGATTGGCGGAAAGTTGACGGGAGATTTTACGCTGGAAGAACTTACAGGGAAAAAGAGAGTGCCGGAAGGATATATTTTTGTCCTTGGCGATAACCGGTTAAGCAGCTGGGACAGCCGGCATTTCGGATTCGTGAAAATAAGTCAAGTAGTAGGAAAAGTTGATTTGCGCTATTGGCCTGTTCAACAATTTTCTGTCCGATTTTGA
- the addB gene encoding helicase-exonuclease AddAB subunit AddB, whose translation MSLRFLLGRSGSGKTTTCLNEIRRKLKEEPKGNPIIYLVPEQMTFQSEYALIHTPGLGGMIRAQVFSFTRLAWRILQETGGMSRYHVNDIGMQMMIRKIVEQKKQQLKLFGRAVDKTGFIKQLHDMITECKRYCVTPQHLREHVKALTEQGKKPAEKVLADKLNDISIIYEELERSLLNHYIDSEDYLRLLSEKIPQSRYLRNAEIYIDGFHQFTPQEYMVLEQLLIHCKRVTVALTVDAPYDDRLPNELHLFYLTAKTYHDIRQMALLNDVAIEETMILDRNMRHQEKALAHLEAYYHERPAVVYSEETEAVNVYEAANRRAEIEAIAREIVHLVRDKGYRYRDIALIVRNTEDYRDLVKTIFYDFHIPYFMDEKEPMHHHPLIELLRASMEIITSRWRYESVFRAIKTDLLFPVEEDIVALREAMDQLENYVLAYGIKGEKWTNGERWTYRRYQALEGLSIPQTDEEKQYEEKLNEWRDIIAAPLSKLERRMRRAKDGKSLCEAIYLFLEELQIPRKLEKMSKEAEEQGRLMEARQHEQVWNAVIDLLNQYVEMLGDESIPVEEFAKIIETGLDRLEFSLVPPAMDQVIIAQLDRSRLIDVKCAFIIGVNEGIIPAKAKEDGLLAETERELLQQFGTRVAPGGREQLFYEPFFIYLALTSPSERLYVTYPLANEEGKALSPSIIIKHLTDLFPNLQKRVCGNDPLDAPFAEQHEFVTVPRATLTYLVTQLQAWKRNYSIAPLWWDVYNFYVSDQQWRSHARKAIAGVFYTNEATPLKKEISKRLYGKKIQASVSRMEQFQKCPFSHFVSHGLRLKERAVFRLDAPDIGQLFHSALKIISDRLREAKIDWRHLSKQQCEQLSMEAVEQIAPLIQQQILLSSNRYYYMKRKLQNVIARTTNVLSEHAKASSFVPIGLELEFGPNGVLPPLTFRLPDGTVMELVGRIDRVDKAESSRGVLLRVIDYKSSAKTLNLTEVYYGLALQMLTYLDIVLTYAEQLVGKEAFPAGILYFHVHNPIIKSDQLLYDEKEVERKLLEQFKMRGLLLGDVEAIRLMDTQMEEGKWSLIVPAQITKKGAIHSSSSVVSEEDFSRLRQHIRQLFQTIGIQIVDGIVDISPYKLNEQTPCEFCAFKSVCQFDESFSNNRYRLLVPEENREIVQKFSEGKD comes from the coding sequence ATGTCGCTTCGATTTCTTTTAGGAAGATCGGGAAGTGGAAAAACAACAACGTGCTTAAATGAAATTCGTCGTAAATTAAAAGAAGAGCCAAAAGGGAATCCGATTATTTATCTTGTTCCAGAGCAAATGACGTTTCAATCAGAATATGCGTTAATACATACACCAGGATTAGGCGGAATGATCCGGGCGCAAGTTTTTAGCTTTACACGGTTAGCATGGCGTATTTTGCAGGAAACTGGCGGAATGAGTCGATACCATGTGAATGATATCGGAATGCAGATGATGATTCGAAAAATTGTCGAACAAAAGAAACAACAATTGAAATTATTTGGCCGCGCCGTTGATAAAACAGGCTTTATCAAACAGCTTCACGACATGATTACAGAATGTAAACGTTATTGTGTTACTCCACAGCATCTTCGCGAACATGTAAAAGCGCTGACGGAACAAGGAAAAAAGCCGGCTGAAAAGGTGTTAGCCGATAAATTAAACGATATATCCATCATTTATGAGGAACTAGAGAGAAGTTTATTGAACCATTACATAGATTCGGAGGATTATTTGCGGTTGCTTTCCGAAAAAATCCCGCAATCCCGCTATTTGCGTAATGCAGAAATCTATATTGATGGGTTTCACCAATTTACACCACAGGAGTATATGGTGCTTGAACAGCTGCTTATTCATTGTAAACGTGTTACTGTGGCATTAACAGTAGATGCGCCTTACGATGACCGATTGCCAAATGAATTGCATTTATTTTATTTAACGGCAAAAACTTATCATGATATTCGCCAAATGGCGCTCTTAAATGATGTTGCCATCGAAGAAACCATGATTTTAGATAGAAATATGCGCCATCAAGAAAAAGCACTTGCTCATCTTGAAGCGTATTATCATGAGCGCCCCGCGGTTGTCTATTCAGAAGAGACAGAGGCGGTTAATGTGTATGAAGCGGCAAACCGCCGCGCGGAAATCGAAGCGATTGCTCGAGAAATCGTTCATCTTGTGCGTGACAAAGGATATCGTTATCGTGATATTGCTTTGATTGTTCGCAATACGGAAGATTATCGCGATTTAGTGAAAACCATTTTTTATGATTTTCATATTCCTTATTTTATGGATGAAAAAGAGCCGATGCATCATCACCCGCTTATTGAATTGCTGCGGGCCAGCATGGAAATTATTACATCGCGCTGGCGTTATGAATCGGTATTTCGCGCCATTAAAACCGATTTATTATTTCCAGTGGAAGAAGATATCGTTGCGTTGCGAGAAGCGATGGACCAGCTAGAAAACTATGTTCTCGCATACGGAATTAAAGGAGAAAAATGGACAAATGGTGAACGTTGGACATACCGCCGCTACCAGGCATTAGAAGGATTATCCATCCCGCAAACAGATGAGGAAAAGCAATACGAAGAAAAGTTAAACGAATGGCGTGATATAATTGCAGCTCCGCTCTCTAAGCTAGAGCGCCGAATGCGTAGAGCGAAAGATGGAAAAAGCCTTTGTGAAGCGATTTATTTATTCTTAGAAGAATTACAAATTCCTAGAAAACTAGAAAAAATGAGCAAAGAAGCGGAAGAACAAGGCAGGTTGATGGAAGCAAGACAGCATGAGCAAGTATGGAATGCGGTGATTGATTTATTAAACCAATATGTAGAAATGTTAGGAGATGAATCGATACCGGTAGAAGAGTTTGCGAAAATCATCGAAACAGGGCTTGACCGTCTCGAATTTTCGCTTGTTCCACCCGCGATGGACCAAGTGATTATTGCCCAATTAGACCGTTCTCGTCTTATTGATGTAAAATGCGCGTTTATTATTGGCGTAAATGAAGGTATCATTCCGGCGAAAGCAAAAGAAGACGGATTGCTGGCGGAAACGGAACGGGAACTTTTACAGCAGTTTGGAACGAGAGTTGCTCCAGGAGGAAGAGAACAATTATTTTATGAACCGTTTTTCATTTATTTAGCATTAACGAGTCCAAGCGAGCGGCTATATGTGACCTATCCGCTGGCAAATGAAGAAGGAAAAGCGCTCTCTCCTTCGATCATTATTAAGCATCTTACTGATTTATTCCCGAATTTGCAAAAGCGTGTCTGCGGAAATGATCCTCTTGATGCGCCGTTTGCGGAACAACATGAATTTGTCACTGTTCCGCGTGCGACGTTAACATATCTTGTAACACAACTGCAAGCATGGAAACGGAATTACTCGATTGCGCCGCTTTGGTGGGATGTATATAACTTTTACGTAAGTGATCAACAATGGAGAAGTCACGCGCGCAAAGCGATTGCAGGGGTATTTTATACGAATGAGGCAACGCCGTTGAAAAAAGAAATTAGCAAGCGATTGTACGGCAAAAAAATCCAGGCGAGCGTATCGCGCATGGAGCAATTTCAAAAATGCCCGTTTTCCCATTTTGTTTCCCATGGCTTACGGTTAAAGGAACGGGCTGTTTTTCGGCTCGATGCTCCTGACATTGGACAACTATTTCACTCTGCGCTGAAAATTATTTCCGACCGCCTTCGCGAAGCAAAAATTGATTGGCGCCATTTGTCCAAACAGCAGTGTGAGCAGCTGTCAATGGAAGCGGTGGAACAAATCGCACCGCTCATTCAGCAGCAAATATTGCTTAGTTCCAATCGCTACTATTATATGAAACGAAAGCTGCAAAACGTTATTGCGCGGACAACGAATGTATTAAGCGAGCACGCGAAAGCAAGCAGTTTTGTGCCGATTGGCCTTGAGTTGGAGTTTGGACCAAATGGCGTGCTTCCACCGCTTACGTTCCGGCTTCCGGACGGTACGGTGATGGAGCTTGTCGGACGAATTGACCGCGTTGATAAAGCGGAAAGTTCAAGGGGAGTGCTATTGCGCGTCATTGACTATAAATCTAGCGCCAAAACGCTGAATTTAACGGAAGTATATTACGGCCTTGCGCTGCAAATGCTCACTTACTTGGACATTGTGCTCACTTATGCAGAACAGCTAGTCGGCAAGGAAGCTTTTCCGGCCGGGATTCTTTATTTCCATGTGCACAATCCAATTATTAAAAGCGATCAGCTCCTTTATGATGAAAAAGAAGTGGAACGAAAACTGTTGGAACAATTTAAAATGCGCGGGCTTTTGCTCGGGGATGTGGAAGCAATCCGCTTGATGGACACGCAAATGGAGGAAGGAAAATGGTCGTTAATCGTTCCAGCCCAAATTACGAAAAAAGGCGCTATTCATTCCAGCTCATCGGTGGTCAGTGAAGAAGATTTTTCGCGTCTTCGCCAACATATCCGCCAGCTGTTTCAAACCATTGGCATTCAAATCGTCGACGGAATCGTCGACATTTCGCCATACAAGTTAAATGAACAGACGCCTTGCGAGTTTTGTGCATTTAAGTCGGTTTGTCAGTTTGATGAATCGTTTTCAAATAATCGCTATCGCTTGTTAGTTCCGGAAGAAAACCGCGAAATTGTTCAAAAATTTTCAGAAGGGAAGGACTGA
- the addA gene encoding helicase-exonuclease AddAB subunit AddA produces the protein MNIVFRPKPKESQWTDEQWKAIVADGQDILVAAAAGSGKTAVLVERIIQKITAKEDPIDVDRLLVVTFTNASAAEMKTRIAEAIERELDKQPNSLHLRRQLSLLNRASISTIHSFCLDVIRKYYYLIDIDPVFRIADDTEMELLKEEVMEELLEEEYGKADNELFFEVVDRYTGDRSDAELQEMILAIYEFSRSHPEPYRWLDQLVAMYDIDEDTPLTQLPYISYLRKYVEMELAAAKRLIARALQLAHLPGGPLPRAENYRDDLQLIAHLEALLDRSWDELYEAMKSLSLSRLKSCRGDEYDPQLVEEAKSLRDQAKKKLESLRDNVFSLRPTTWLRHMREMKPVVETIVRLVKQFTEMFQARKREKGIVDFSDLEHYCLQILRHPDSTDGQWLPSDAALDYRAQFVEVLVDEYQDTNMVQEAILRLVTKGNEHTGNLFMVGDVKQSIYRFRLAEPMLFLSKYKRFTADGKQSGMKIDLSNNFRSRAEILHGTNFIFKQIMSETVGEMEYDEAAELKYGAVDYPDNEQAVPELIIIDRNSKDDEETGEFDTNDLAAAQLEARMMAKKIKEIVSEPFHVYDRKAKRMRRAMYRDIVILLRSMTAAPQIMEEFRAQGIPVYADLSSGYFQATEISIMLSLLKVIDNPYQDIPLASVLRSPIVGLNENELALIRIHEKKGTFYEAMVSFLNKTVDDKEEAALQQKLRLFYEQLKHWRTMARQRSLADIIWQLYRDTQFYDFVGGLPGGKQRQANLRALYDRARQYETTSFRGLFRFLRFIERLQNRGDDLGAARSLGEQEDVVRIMTIHSSKGLEFPIVFIAGLSRPFNTRDLYESYLLDKELGFAARFVDPKLRISYPTLPQIAIKQKKRLDFLAEEMRILYVALTRAKEKLYLIAAVKDAEKEVAKWKSTAMEEEWLLPDDVRASARCYLDWIGRALIRHRDGRNFGDLSYVCEKIASHPSIWHMEVIPASQLYDVDKEAEQMDEQIITALKRGERVPNAGEWKEEVDRLLSWEYAYEKEMLVRAKQTVSELKRHREIFGENADRMPLHSFSTPLFERPMFMREKTLTPAEKGTAMHIVMQQVDLTAPITEETVREQIAKLVQMELLTHEQAEAIDISSVVAFFDTEIGKRLRAADEVYREVPFSLALPAKEVYEDGVGEERKVLVQGVIDCLFADEKGLVLIDFKTDTVTNRFAGGWHEAKQVIISRYKTQMQLYRRAVEQIWKINVDECYLYLFDGSHLISI, from the coding sequence ATGAATATCGTTTTTCGTCCGAAACCGAAGGAAAGTCAGTGGACGGATGAACAATGGAAGGCTATTGTTGCGGATGGCCAAGACATTTTAGTGGCAGCGGCGGCAGGATCAGGGAAAACAGCGGTGCTTGTCGAACGGATTATCCAAAAAATTACGGCGAAAGAAGACCCGATTGATGTCGACCGGCTTCTTGTTGTGACGTTTACCAACGCTTCTGCGGCCGAAATGAAAACGAGAATTGCCGAGGCGATCGAACGCGAGCTGGATAAACAGCCAAACTCGCTCCATTTGCGCAGACAGCTTAGTTTGTTGAATCGTGCTTCGATTTCAACAATTCACTCCTTTTGTTTGGACGTTATTCGCAAATATTACTATTTGATCGATATTGATCCCGTATTTCGCATTGCTGATGATACGGAAATGGAATTGCTGAAAGAAGAAGTGATGGAAGAACTCTTGGAAGAAGAGTACGGAAAAGCCGATAACGAGCTGTTTTTCGAAGTGGTGGACCGTTATACAGGGGACCGGAGCGACGCTGAACTGCAAGAAATGATTTTGGCTATCTATGAATTTTCCCGGTCGCATCCGGAACCGTATAGATGGCTTGACCAACTTGTTGCGATGTATGACATAGACGAGGATACTCCATTAACGCAGCTTCCGTATATTTCTTACTTAAGAAAATATGTAGAGATGGAATTGGCAGCGGCAAAACGCCTTATTGCAAGAGCTTTACAACTGGCTCATTTGCCTGGAGGGCCGTTGCCGCGAGCTGAAAATTATCGCGATGATTTGCAGCTCATCGCCCATTTAGAAGCATTGTTAGACCGCTCATGGGACGAGCTATATGAAGCGATGAAGTCGTTGTCGTTATCGCGTTTAAAATCGTGCCGCGGCGACGAATACGATCCGCAGCTCGTGGAAGAAGCAAAATCATTGCGCGATCAAGCGAAAAAGAAATTGGAATCGTTACGGGACAATGTATTTTCTCTCCGCCCGACTACATGGCTTCGCCATATGCGGGAGATGAAACCGGTCGTTGAAACGATTGTTCGGTTAGTAAAACAATTTACGGAAATGTTTCAAGCACGCAAGCGTGAAAAAGGAATCGTCGATTTTTCGGATTTGGAGCATTATTGTTTGCAAATTTTGCGTCATCCAGATTCAACTGACGGACAATGGCTTCCGTCTGACGCTGCTTTGGATTATCGCGCTCAATTTGTTGAAGTGCTTGTTGACGAATATCAAGATACGAACATGGTGCAAGAAGCGATATTGCGGCTTGTGACAAAAGGAAATGAACATACCGGAAATTTATTTATGGTAGGTGACGTAAAACAATCAATTTATCGCTTTCGCTTGGCGGAGCCGATGTTATTTTTAAGCAAATATAAACGGTTTACGGCAGACGGTAAGCAATCGGGAATGAAAATTGACTTATCCAATAACTTTCGCAGCCGCGCGGAAATTTTGCATGGAACGAACTTTATTTTTAAACAAATTATGAGCGAAACAGTCGGGGAGATGGAATATGACGAAGCGGCGGAATTAAAATATGGCGCCGTTGACTATCCGGACAATGAGCAGGCAGTGCCGGAATTGATCATTATTGACCGAAATAGCAAAGACGACGAAGAAACCGGGGAGTTTGACACGAATGATCTAGCAGCAGCACAGCTAGAAGCGCGCATGATGGCAAAAAAAATAAAGGAAATCGTCTCCGAGCCGTTTCACGTTTACGATCGCAAAGCAAAACGAATGCGTCGCGCCATGTATCGAGACATCGTTATTCTTCTCCGTTCCATGACGGCCGCTCCGCAAATAATGGAAGAATTTCGCGCGCAAGGTATTCCGGTGTATGCGGATCTATCTTCTGGATATTTCCAAGCGACAGAAATATCTATCATGCTGTCACTATTAAAAGTGATCGATAATCCATATCAAGACATACCGCTTGCGTCGGTTTTGCGTTCTCCAATTGTCGGTTTGAATGAAAATGAATTAGCGCTTATTCGCATTCATGAGAAAAAAGGCACGTTTTATGAGGCGATGGTTTCATTTTTGAATAAAACGGTGGATGACAAAGAAGAAGCAGCGTTGCAACAAAAATTGCGCCTGTTTTACGAACAGCTAAAACATTGGCGGACAATGGCGCGTCAGCGTTCGTTGGCGGATATTATTTGGCAGCTATATCGGGATACGCAATTTTACGATTTTGTCGGTGGTTTGCCTGGCGGGAAACAACGACAAGCGAATTTGCGCGCGCTTTATGACCGAGCTCGGCAATATGAAACGACGTCATTTCGAGGATTGTTTCGCTTTTTACGGTTTATTGAACGCCTGCAAAATCGCGGAGATGATTTAGGTGCGGCCCGCTCCCTTGGCGAACAAGAAGATGTTGTTCGCATTATGACGATTCATAGCAGCAAAGGGCTTGAATTTCCAATCGTTTTTATTGCAGGGCTATCGCGTCCGTTTAATACGCGAGACTTATATGAATCGTATTTGCTTGATAAAGAACTCGGGTTTGCGGCGAGATTTGTAGATCCAAAGCTGCGCATCAGCTATCCGACATTGCCGCAAATCGCGATAAAACAGAAGAAACGGCTCGATTTTTTAGCGGAAGAAATGCGAATTTTATATGTTGCGTTAACAAGGGCAAAAGAGAAACTATATTTAATCGCAGCGGTGAAAGATGCGGAAAAAGAAGTAGCAAAATGGAAAAGCACTGCGATGGAAGAAGAGTGGCTTTTGCCGGATGATGTCCGTGCTTCTGCGCGTTGTTACTTAGATTGGATCGGAAGAGCGCTCATCCGCCATCGTGACGGGCGAAACTTCGGTGATTTGTCCTATGTATGTGAGAAAATCGCTTCCCATCCGTCTATTTGGCATATGGAAGTCATTCCGGCGAGCCAATTGTATGACGTGGATAAAGAAGCCGAGCAGATGGATGAGCAAATAATCACCGCGTTAAAACGAGGAGAGCGTGTTCCGAACGCGGGGGAATGGAAGGAAGAGGTTGATCGCCTTCTTTCGTGGGAATACGCATATGAAAAAGAAATGCTTGTCCGTGCGAAGCAAACGGTATCTGAGTTAAAACGACATCGTGAAATTTTTGGGGAAAATGCCGACCGAATGCCGCTCCATTCATTTTCCACACCGCTGTTTGAGCGTCCAATGTTTATGAGAGAGAAAACATTGACACCGGCAGAAAAAGGAACGGCAATGCATATTGTGATGCAGCAAGTCGATTTGACAGCACCAATTACGGAAGAGACGGTTCGTGAACAAATAGCCAAATTAGTTCAAATGGAGCTGCTAACACACGAACAGGCGGAAGCGATCGATATTTCGAGCGTTGTTGCGTTTTTCGACACAGAAATCGGCAAGCGCCTACGTGCCGCAGACGAAGTGTATCGTGAAGTGCCGTTTAGCTTGGCGCTGCCGGCAAAAGAAGTATATGAAGATGGTGTTGGCGAAGAAAGAAAAGTTCTTGTTCAAGGCGTCATTGATTGTTTATTTGCTGACGAAAAAGGACTTGTATTAATCGACTTTAAAACAGACACCGTAACTAATCGGTTCGCAGGAGGTTGGCATGAAGCAAAACAGGTGATAATATCCCGCTATAAAACACAAATGCAGTTATACCGTCGCGCTGTAGAACAAATTTGGAAAATCAATGTAGATGAATGTTATTTATATTTATTTGATGGCTCACATCTTATTTCCATATAG
- a CDS encoding exonuclease SbcCD subunit D: MRILHTADWHLGRTLEGRSRLPEQEQFIDELVDIVEKEKIDVVLMAGDVFDSVNPPAAAEQLFYESLARLSDKGKRPVAVIAGNHDHPERISAARKLVADYGILLLGWPDTTVYRIEVPARNETMMLAPLPYPSESRLAELLSKEHSEISLRDRYDERIRHLFAAMSASFSEKTVNIAMSHIYVAGGSTSDSERPIEVGGAYTVAATSLPKQAQYVALGHLHRPQDVKRAETAARYSGSPLAYSFSEAGYAKSVTIVDVKPGEKAIVSEIPLSSGKPLVRWQATEGIAQVYRWCEEGKDPSAWIDLEIHLSQPLSMEEIYRLRKLHSGFVHIRPVFPEKEEHIENRKQERLSLEEMFRRFYERQTGGGKADDELVRLFLELVAEQEEEGETEE, translated from the coding sequence ATGCGCATTTTACATACAGCCGACTGGCATTTAGGAAGAACGCTGGAAGGAAGAAGCCGTCTGCCGGAACAGGAACAATTTATTGATGAGCTTGTCGACATCGTGGAAAAAGAAAAAATTGATGTCGTGTTAATGGCGGGAGATGTGTTTGATTCTGTTAATCCGCCGGCAGCAGCTGAACAATTGTTTTACGAAAGTCTTGCCCGCCTTTCAGATAAAGGAAAACGTCCGGTTGCTGTTATTGCCGGTAACCATGACCATCCGGAGCGGATTAGCGCTGCTAGGAAATTAGTAGCCGATTACGGCATCCTTTTGCTAGGGTGGCCGGATACGACCGTCTATCGCATTGAAGTGCCAGCGCGAAATGAAACGATGATGCTCGCTCCGCTCCCGTATCCTTCTGAATCGCGTTTAGCAGAATTGCTGTCCAAAGAACATTCCGAAATTTCTTTGCGTGACCGATACGACGAGCGCATTCGCCATCTATTTGCAGCGATGTCCGCTTCGTTTTCGGAAAAGACGGTAAACATCGCAATGAGTCATATTTATGTGGCAGGAGGAAGTACATCCGATTCGGAACGGCCGATTGAAGTCGGTGGTGCTTACACAGTAGCTGCTACTAGTTTGCCAAAACAAGCTCAATATGTCGCGCTTGGCCATTTGCATCGGCCGCAAGATGTAAAACGTGCTGAAACGGCGGCGCGTTACTCTGGTTCACCGCTTGCATATAGCTTTTCTGAAGCGGGATACGCTAAATCTGTTACGATTGTCGATGTAAAACCAGGGGAAAAAGCGATAGTTTCCGAAATACCGTTGTCCTCTGGCAAACCGTTAGTAAGGTGGCAAGCAACCGAAGGAATTGCCCAAGTATATCGCTGGTGTGAAGAAGGAAAAGATCCATCTGCATGGATTGATTTGGAAATTCACCTTTCACAGCCGTTATCCATGGAGGAAATTTATCGATTGCGCAAGCTTCATTCTGGTTTTGTGCATATCCGTCCTGTCTTTCCAGAAAAAGAAGAGCATATAGAGAATCGGAAGCAAGAGCGATTATCATTAGAAGAAATGTTCCGCCGTTTTTATGAGCGCCAAACAGGCGGCGGCAAGGCGGACGACGAGCTTGTCCGATTATTTTTAGAACTGGTGGCGGAACAGGAAGAAGAGGGGGAGACGGAAGAGTGA